The following proteins come from a genomic window of Doryrhamphus excisus isolate RoL2022-K1 chromosome 12, RoL_Dexc_1.0, whole genome shotgun sequence:
- the LOC131139392 gene encoding cyclin-dependent kinase inhibitor 1B-like translates to MSGSVCRCLFGPVDHEQLQRDLKLKLREISVEDSRRWNFNFQTDTPLPGMFEWEPVDCTADFYLESSQMADSGTKIQTDDSGNSSSNQENCPGFSNKRPAEVTPVRRKMSLKPRDNAPITDFFVKRRRTTESKRSNFVTSSTEASLCKTIR, encoded by the exons ATGAGCGGCAGCGTGTGCAGGTGTCTGTTTGGCCCGGTGGATCACGAGCAGCTGCAGCGAGATTTGAAGCTGAAACTCCGTGAAATCTCCGTGGAGGACAGCCGTCGCTGGAACTTTAACTTCCAGACCGACACGCCGCTGCCTGGCATGTTTGAGTGGGAGCCTGTAGACTGCACAGCCGATTTCTACCTGGAGTCCTCCCAGATGGCGGACTCTGGCACAAAGATCCAAACGGATGACAgcggcaacagcagcagcaaccaggAGAACTGCCCCGGTTTCTCCAACAAGCGTCCCGCTGAAGTGACGCCGGTCCGGAGGAAGATGAGCCTCAAGCCCCGAGATAATGCCCCCATCACAG ACTTTTTTGTCAAGAGGAGGAGGACCACGGAGAGCAAACGCAGCAACTTTGTCACAAGTTCCACTGAAGCATCTTTGTGCAAAACAATAAGATGA